GTTTATGTATTTGGTGTGAGCGCCTTTCGTTTCCTCTCCCTGGGCAGGCGGAAGTGGAGCAGAAGAAGAAGCGTACCTTCCGGAAGTTCACCTATCGGGGTGTGGACCTGGACCAGCTCCTCGACATGTCCTAGTAAGAGAATCCTCTTCCCTTTCCATCGTTTACACCCTTCCTGTCCCCTGTTCGTactacatctcccaccatccACAGTCAGCACAGCTGGATGATGCCGTGGCTGGTGGAGGTTGCCACCCataacctaggtaaaggtaaagggacccctgaccattaggtccagtcgtgactgactctggtgttgcggcgctcatctcgctttattggccgagggagctggcgttagtccacagacagcttccgggtcatgtggccagcaggactaagccgcttctggcgaaccagagcagtgcacggaaatgccgtttaccttcctgccagagtggtacctatttatctacttgcacttggacgtgctttcaaactgccaggttggcaggagcagggaccaagcaatggacgCTCACCCcgtcgtcacggggattcgaaccgccaacgttctgatcggcaagccctaggctctgtggtttaacccacagcgccacccgcgtcccccacccATAACCTcccagcttggcaaaggctgccttggTTTAAAGAAGGCAACCAGTCTTAGGCTGAACCCAAGCCGTTTTTTCATGGTGTTGAGGCAGCGAGCTCAGCTGGTCTTTTGGAGGGTGCGTGTGACCATTTCAGGTTGGTAGATCTGAATTTGGTTAATTGGGAGGATGGGGTGAAATGGAAATTATGTCTCCAGTGTTGGAAACTCGGGTATATCATCTAGGTGCCGAATGgatccttaaaccaaggttgccaTTGTGAAAATGTCCATTTGGGGCAAGACGGCtcaaaagtcttatttttcagagGATgggctgtgattgattctcagtcaAACATCCAGCTAGTTCAGAGAACGACCTTGAGCTTGGGttgagagctttgagaacttaaagaaggaaAATCCCTTGATCCAGGGGCAGTCCACATCTATATTGGCCTCTTCCGACctcttttatatataataatatatataatttattatttagaccccgcccatctggctgggcttccccagccactcttgagtggcttccaaaaaaatattaaaatactgtaatacatcaaacattaaaagcttccctaaacaccaCTGTAAAATGATGATTGTAAAAGAttaagttttatttttgtttgtgaaaaactcaataaaaagcatttttaaaaaaacaactcctgCCTGCCCTTTAACTTCTGCCTGACCGTTCCTTTTCTGTTCCCAGCGAGCAGCTGATGCAGCTGTACAGCGCCCGCCAGCGCCGGCGGCTGAACCGCGGCCTGCGCCGCAAGCAGCACTCCCTCCTCAAGCGCCTGCGCAAGGCCAAGAAAGAAGCCCTGCCCATGGAGAAGCCTGAGGTGGTGAAGACCCACCTGCGAGACATGATTATCCTTCCGGAAATGGTGGGCAGCATGGTTGGCGTGTACAATGGGAAGACCTTCAACCAGGTGGAAATCAAGGTGAGGAGGGCTGGTGGCTGGGGACGAACAgcttcttcttattcttatttattgaatttatataaggccctatacccgggggtctcagtgCGCTtcgcagaataaaatcaagataggtaaaggtacccctgcccgtacgggccagtcttgccagactctagggttgtgcgcccatctcactcaagaggccgggggccagcgctgtccggagacacttccgggtcacgtggccagcgtgacaagctgcatctggcgagccagcgcagcacacggaacgccgtttgccttcccgctggtaagcggtccctatttatctacttgcacccgggggtgctttcgaactactaggttggcaggcgctgggaccgaacaacgggagcgcaccccgccgcggggattcgaaccgccgacctttcgatcagcaagccctaggcgctgaggcttttacccacagcgccacccgcgtcccacaaaaaatcaagatataaaaccacaaaatatataataaaaattaaaacaacaacccaatagccgcccaacgaaacaaaaacacataggatgtaaatcagatgtaaggcctggttaaaagatgtaaaggcctggttaaaagggaaggtttttacctggcgcctaaaggtttataatgaaggcgccaggcgaacttccctagggagagcgttacgcagacggggagccactgcagagaaggccccgctctcgtgttgccaccctccggacctctcaaggaggaggcacacgaaggagggcctcagaagatgatctcaggggaTGGGTCGGTTCATATAGAAAgcggtggtccttgaggtattgcggtcctgagccgtttaaggctttgtaggtcaaggccagcactttgaattgggcttggaatttcagagttggaagagaccacaagggtcatacGTTTTGAATCCCCCGGAAATTGTAATTAAAAGAGCTTGCAAACTGAACAAATGAATTTAGCAAGTTGGTGCCTGATTAATCTTAAGGGCAGTAATGTCAACATGGCTTTAAGGTTAAAAGCGtcgtattattaaaaaaaaaagcatctcccatatttgcaaaagcaaaacTGGGAAATTCCGCGGTTGTAGAAATTGCATTGCCAGTCACTGCCCAACTTTCTGTGTCAACGCAACACAAACTCCTCTTGACTCCCAATACAGAGTCTGAAATCTCACTATGCAAACTGATTTTTAAGGTCTTAACGTGGACCACATTTGCCACCCATATAATTGTCTCAGCATTTCTTTTCATTTAACAAAATGCATTCACCACTTGAtggttttaaaagcaaacaaacccacaaacctTCTAAGCAGTTTAGTAAACCCCCCCAGGTAATGAAAAGCGATTTTGCCAACCATCTAGCCGTTCTCCTTTGCATTAACTGCCTTCGTTGCCAAACTTTGCTGTTCTTCTGGTGTGATTGTTTTACTCTTGTTTTCACCATCCTTGACACAAAGCTAACCTTGCAGTTGCATAGGGCTTGACTCCTTTCACAGAAAGCAGTTCATAAATATATTGAATACATTATTTCTTCCTCGTTCGATTTATTAGTTGCTTGTGACTTGTGTTATTTAAGAATGAAAAAACAtattgtgccttttaaaaattcaGGCAGAACGTTAGCATTCTTCTGCAGATAAAGTTCATGTGCACAAACGAAAAACAACCTCCAGGAAGATTGCTAGGGTGCTAACGAATCTCgttttcctcctttctctttcagCCTGAAATGATTGGCCACTACTTGGGAGAGTTCTCCATCACTTAC
This genomic stretch from Podarcis muralis chromosome 18, rPodMur119.hap1.1, whole genome shotgun sequence harbors:
- the RPS15 gene encoding small ribosomal subunit protein uS19; translation: MAEVEQKKKRTFRKFTYRGVDLDQLLDMSYEQLMQLYSARQRRRLNRGLRRKQHSLLKRLRKAKKEALPMEKPEVVKTHLRDMIILPEMVGSMVGVYNGKTFNQVEIKPEMIGHYLGEFSITYKPVKHGRPGIGATHSSRFIPLK